The DNA window CtttgagcttctccatccatTCATACCCAGGCTTGCGGCCACTTTGTTTATCCGCAAAAGAAATCTGGACAGAAAGACACCGCGTCCGTGATGATTCTGTCCCCAGCAGGCCTTGTCGCTCTTGCGAGTTGCCTCAGCACTGCTGTTGCGCAGGGCAGCCAGCCGGTCCCCTACAAAGTCCAGACACCGCCTCTTGATACGGAGTGGACGTACAAAGTCGGCACCGATCCATGGCCAGAATATCCCCGGCCACAGCTTCAGCGCGATAGCTGGCAAAGCCTCAATGGCATCTGGACATTCCAGCCTGCCAGCCCTGGAGCCGACGCGGGCAGTCCTCCCCAAGGCAAGCTCCAGCGCGAGGTGCTCGTGCCGTCATGCGTTGAGAGCGCACTTTCGGGGCTTCAGACGCTAAACGTAACTGATATGTGGTTCGCGACCAGCTTCAAGACACCCAAAGGCTGGAATGGCCAGAATGTCATTCTCAACTTTGAAGCAGTCGACTATCAGGCGACGGTGTTTGTGAATGGTGTCAAGGCCGGGAATAACACTGGAGGATACTTCCGCTTCGGATTAGATATCACCAAGCTCCTCAAAGACGGAGACAACAGCTTGTAAGTCAAACCATCGGCCTTTTAATTAGGTAGATGCTAATCCGATGGAAGAACTGTCTTTGTTCACGATCCCACGGATCTGGATGTCATCCCAATTGGAAAGCAGACGCGAAACCCTAGTCACATCTTTTACAGATCTTGCTCTGGTATATGGCAATCCGTATGGTTGGAGAGCGTGCCTGCAAATCACATCACTGCGCTTGATGTCGCTGCTGGCATGGATGGCACAGGTATGAAGCCACCAAAATCGCTGCTCTTTGGATTTCTTCTGCAGACatttgaagatgaagtgccCAGCTAACCTCGATCGATAGTCACCGTGACGGTTCACAGCTCAGGCAAGCAGGGTGTCTCGGCCAAGGTGTCAGTCATCGGCCAAAACGGTCGCGCCGTTGCGTCGCAGAGCGGGCCTTCAGACAAGGAGTTTACTTTCAAGGTCAAGCAACCAAAGCTGTGGTCTCCATCGTCTCCAACTCTGTATAACCTGACAGTGACACTGGGTGATGACGAAGTATCCAGCTACACCGGCTTCCGCTCAATCACGAGCGGCAAGGTCAAGGGAGTTCAAAGGCCACTGCTAAACGGGCAATTCACCTTTATCTTTGGCACGCTCGATCAAGGTTTCTGGCCTGACGGACTCTATGCGCCTCCCAAcagagaagccatggtgTATGATCTGAAGATGCTCAAAAGCCTTGGTTTCAACGCCGTCCGAAAGCATGTAAGTGGTTGCGCTTTTACCCATCACCATGCGTTCTCGACTGGATGAAGGATGAATACTAAACCGAGATGCCTCCAGATCAAAGTTGAACCTGACCTGTTCTACCGGGCTTGTGACGAACTGGGCCTGATGGTCATCCAAGATATGCCCAGCCTTGTGGCCGATGGCAGTCGACCACCCAATCCAGCCCAGCAAGCCGAGTTTCAGCGCCAGCTCGAAGTTCTTATTCATGAGCATAAGAATTATCCATCAATTGTGACTTGGGttcgtttttttctctgcagttaattataagtatttgTAATGCGAGCTGACATGAAAATGTGCAGGTCATCTATAACGAAGGATGGGGACAGCTCCCGGGTCCTCCGTATCCCGAGGCGGCCCTCGTAGATGTAGTCCGCAGCATCGACCCCACAAGAATAATTGACGCCACGACAGGTTGGAATGATCATGGCAGCGGTGACTTTTCTGTAAGTTGATTGCCAATTAATTGAGTCTTTTGTTGATGAAGGCGAAGACGAAGAATTGGAGAGTGTTGTGGACTAATCGTTGATGTGTAGGACAACCATCACTACGCCAACCCGCAATGTGGCACGCCCTTTTACTCCACGCCGTCCAGACCATATGACCCCAGTCGCATTGGATTCCAGGGCGAATGGGGCGGCATTGGTCATAACGTGTCGATTGAGCAGTAAGTTTTggttcttctctttgtcccTCCCATGGACCCATTGGCCATCAGATAGAATCACGACTAACACGATAATCAGTCTTTGGAATGTCCAAGAGGCaatcaacaccatcaaccaGACTTATGAAGTCAACGCTGACCTCACTTCCTACAACTATCGGGCCAGCCTCTTGTTCAGCGAGTTCCGCGACCAGGTAGAGCGATATGCTTGTAGCGGCGGCATCTGGACACAGACGACCGATGTCGAAGGCGAAGTCAACGGCTTGCTGACGTACGACCGACGTCTTCTTAGGCCAAACGCGAACCAGTGGAAGAAGGACATTAAGAGTCTGTATAcggcggcagctggaagGCGATGATTGATTGATGCAGATTCCAAGCCAATAGCTCGAATAGAGCGTGTTAATGAGTGGAATTAACGAACTCGTTAGTTGGTTATTGCCTTGGGCACCatgagtcttttttttttgattcGTAAGAAATAACATACGagtctctgcttcttcgtcgtgAAACTTGCATATACTCGAATTTGAAGCAATCAATTACTGTTGTTGGAATTATGATGCGCAATGGCCCAGCTGTTCAGGGTAGGAAATCAAAGAGCTGGGAACAACCAGGTGATGCCATTTTGCAGACGTCTGCGACGCAATGAATGAATTATTATCCAGAAATTGTATTCACACCCAAGACAAATAAATTGACAGATGGTACCTGGTAAGTGATGTATTTCGTGACATCTTCCTTCTTTAGCTCGCTTCAGAACAAGTTGATGCAGCAGTTGCCGCCACTTAGCGAATACTGACTGTCTCGCCAATCTCGCCAAATTCACCCCACCTGCCACATTCAACAGCCAACAAAAAAGACTGATTACAGACTTTGCTTTAGTCTCAGAGAGGACTAGGCCAATTGCAATCGAATTGCTCCAAAGCCGGAATTTTCAACTTCCCCACCATCCCGCAATCGTATTCGGACCCCTGGCCGCTAGGCAGCTTTGGACCACCTTTGCAGCCCAGAAAAACCACCAAAGGACCAGTTCATCGTTCCATAATCATGTGATAgagctccttttccttcatgTTCGTCATGTCATGAGCAAGGGACTGGGCACATCATTGTGGTTATCAGCTTGATTTTGGTCCTCGCGGATTGGTCAATTGCGGCG is part of the Trichoderma atroviride chromosome 1, complete sequence genome and encodes:
- a CDS encoding uncharacterized protein (EggNog:ENOG41~SECRETED:SignalP(1-20)); this encodes MILSPAGLVALASCLSTAVAQGSQPVPYKVQTPPLDTEWTYKVGTDPWPEYPRPQLQRDSWQSLNGIWTFQPASPGADAGSPPQGKLQREVLVPSCVESALSGLQTLNVTDMWFATSFKTPKGWNGQNVILNFEAVDYQATVFVNGVKAGNNTGGYFRFGLDITKLLKDGDNSL
- a CDS encoding uncharacterized protein (EggNog:ENOG41) encodes the protein MDGTVTVTVHSSGKQGVSAKVSVIGQNGRAVASQSGPSDKEFTFKVKQPKLWSPSSPTLYNLTVTLGDDEVSSYTGFRSITSGKVKGVQRPLLNGQFTFIFGTLDQGFWPDGLYAPPNREAMVYDLKMLKSLGFNAVRKHVSGCAFTHHHAFSTG
- a CDS encoding uncharacterized protein (EggNog:ENOG41), with amino-acid sequence MTPVALDSRANGAALVITCRLSSKFWFFSLSLPWTHWPSDRITTNTIISLWNVQEAINTINQTYEVNADLTSYNYRASLLFSEFRDQVERYACSGGIWTQTTDVEGEVNGLLTYDRRLLRPNANQWKKDIKSLYTAAAGRR